A single region of the bacterium genome encodes:
- a CDS encoding GNAT family N-acetyltransferase, protein MDGDIETIECSAFDAWPAAEVRDLGGWRLRFNHGVTNRGNSVWPGLGPMDAHGVGEAVDAVEGFYCERDRPALFQLTPLARPTSLDAVLEARGYQRVSPVHVQTAEALSIAALPVGAVLDSGCDDSPSPAWAELATHRGRYSGDQADVFLSMLDRLKGRAGFAWAGDGTAPAATGMAVAAPPWAGIFSMRTLDAARGRGLGRAVLVAAARWAIGQGARHLYLQVEQDNRPALSLYGNAGFTPRYDYHYRRAR, encoded by the coding sequence ATGGATGGGGACATAGAAACGATCGAGTGCTCGGCCTTCGATGCCTGGCCCGCGGCCGAAGTGCGGGATCTCGGCGGCTGGCGCTTGCGCTTCAACCACGGCGTGACGAATCGGGGCAACTCGGTCTGGCCTGGCCTTGGGCCGATGGATGCGCACGGGGTCGGCGAAGCGGTGGATGCAGTCGAAGGGTTCTACTGCGAGCGCGACCGGCCTGCCCTCTTCCAGCTCACGCCGCTCGCCCGGCCCACCAGCCTCGACGCCGTGCTCGAAGCCCGCGGCTACCAGAGGGTTTCCCCAGTTCATGTCCAAACGGCCGAGGCCCTCTCGATCGCCGCGCTACCTGTAGGTGCGGTACTGGACTCCGGCTGCGATGACTCGCCTTCACCGGCCTGGGCGGAGCTCGCGACGCATCGCGGCCGCTATTCCGGAGACCAGGCCGACGTGTTTCTCAGCATGCTCGACCGGCTGAAAGGTCGTGCTGGGTTCGCCTGGGCCGGCGATGGGACCGCACCCGCCGCGACGGGAATGGCCGTCGCCGCGCCACCCTGGGCAGGAATCTTCTCGATGCGCACGCTGGACGCCGCGCGAGGCCGCGGTCTCGGCCGGGCCGTCCTGGTTGCCGCCGCCCGTTGGGCCATCGGCCAGGGCGCCCGTCATCTCTACCTCCAGGTCGAGCAAGACAACCGCCCTGCTCTCTCTCTCTACGGGAACGCAGGCTTCACGCCTCGGTACGACTACCACTACCGGAGAGCCAGATAG